The following DNA comes from Gammaproteobacteria bacterium.
AAAAAAGAAAGAAACTGTCCTTGCAGGGACAGCTGGAATATTCGCATTTCATGACATTGATTTATTAACTTCTGAAGGAAACCCCTGCATAAAATGTGGAAGATGTCTTGATGCTTGCCCATTAAAATTATTTGTAACCGTACTGATCTCTGATAAGCATAGTGAAATCCTGAAATGTATTGAGTGTGGAGCATGTCAATATATCTGCCCGGCCGGACGACCGCTTATGCAAAAAATACGGGAATTAAAAGAAGAACTTCAGGACGGGTGATGCGAAAAATATTATCTGGTCTGCTAGCTTTAACCGTGCTTCTGTATGCCGATATTTTCCTATTTGGAAAAGATGGGATCCAAATACAGGCCAACAGAATAATCGGTATAAACAAAAAG
Coding sequences within:
- a CDS encoding 4Fe-4S dicluster domain-containing protein, which codes for KKKETVLAGTAGIFAFHDIDLLTSEGNPCIKCGRCLDACPLKLFVTVLISDKHSEILKCIECGACQYICPAGRPLMQKIRELKEELQDG